In one window of Erythrolamprus reginae isolate rEryReg1 chromosome 1, rEryReg1.hap1, whole genome shotgun sequence DNA:
- the LOC139165607 gene encoding olfactory receptor 5J3-like, which produces MGNSTRVTEFILTGLSEDPRLQLILFVVFFAIYAITLMGNVGMIVLIRTSPQLHTPMYFFLTSLSFLDTCYSTTVTPNFLSNLLKEKKSISFASCFTQLYFYGLFATTESYLLAVMAYDRYVAICNPLLYFITMSRRKCVQLIAVAYIAGIINTSVHTVAATRLSFCGPNIIKSFYCEAPPLFALSCSDVSLNYLLVFILVGFNLIATSMTIFTSYAYILVTILKIHSSASRKKAFSTCTSHLMVITIFYGGLSFMYVQPSSRQNLYLDQMASVFYVVVTPMLNPLIYSIRNQEVRRILGRKFHVQHF; this is translated from the coding sequence ATGGGAAATAGCACACGGGTGACAGAATTCATACTCACTGGGTTGTCAGAGGATCCACGCTTGCAGCTAATCCTTTTTGTGGTATTTTTTGCTATTTATGCCATCACCCTGATGGGAAATGTGGGCATGATTGTCTTAATCAGAACCAGCCCTCAACTCCACACACCAATGTACTTTTTCCTTACCAGCTTATCTTTCCTGGATACCTGTTATTCAACAACGGTTACTCCAAACTTTCTATCCAATCTTTTAAAAGAGAAGAAGTCCATTTCCTTTGCAAGTTGTTTTACTCAGCTTTACTTTTATGGCCTTTTTGCCACTACAGAGAGCTACCTCCTAGCTGTGATGGCCTATGATCGCTACGTGGCAATCTGCAATCCACTTCTCTACTTCATCACAATGTCCCGAAGGAAGTGTGTTCAGCTGATAGCAGTTGCCTACATTGCTGGGATCATTAATACTTCTGTACACACAGTGGCTGCAACTAGACTGTCATTCTGTGGCCCAAACATCATTAAGAGTTTTTATTGTGAGGCCCCTCCCCTTTTCGCTCTTTCCTGCTCAGATGTCAGTCTTAATTATCTGTTGGTTTTTATTCTTGttggatttaatttaattgcAACAAGTATGACTATTTTCACTTCCTACGCTTATATCCTAGTCACTATTTTAAAGATCCATTCTTCTGCAAGCCGTAAGAAAGCCTTTTCCACTTGTACATCTCATCTCATGGTTATCACCATCTTCTACGGTGGTCTCAGCTTTATGTATGTACAACCCAGCTCTAGACAGAATCTTTATCTAGATCAAATGGCCTCAGTGTTCTATGTAGTTGTGACCCCCATGCTCAACCCATTAATCTACAGCATCAGGAACCAGGAGGTAAGGCGTATCCTAGGAAGAAAATTTCATGTTCAACACTTTTAA